A genomic segment from Thermotoga neapolitana DSM 4359 encodes:
- the fabZ gene encoding 3-hydroxyacyl-ACP dehydratase FabZ, translating into MNIDYVRSILPHRYPFLLVDGVIEESEDRIVAFKNISISDPVFQGHFPEYPIYPGVLIIEGLAQTAGILLLKDLEGIPLFLGIDEARFKKEVRPGDKLIYEVKKIGEKLGTVQVEGVAKVENTIVAKAKLLLGVKKK; encoded by the coding sequence ATGAACATAGATTACGTGAGGTCGATCCTTCCACACAGGTATCCTTTCCTTCTGGTGGACGGTGTGATAGAAGAATCCGAAGACAGGATCGTCGCTTTCAAGAACATCAGCATTTCTGATCCCGTCTTTCAGGGTCATTTCCCGGAGTATCCCATATACCCGGGTGTGCTCATCATCGAGGGGCTCGCCCAGACTGCCGGTATTCTTCTTTTGAAAGATCTTGAGGGAATACCTCTCTTTCTCGGAATAGACGAGGCACGTTTTAAAAAGGAAGTGCGACCAGGAGACAAACTGATCTACGAGGTGAAAAAGATAGGTGAAAAACTCGGCACGGTTCAGGTGGAAGGTGTGGCAAAGGTTGAAAACACCATCGTGGCGAAGGCCAAACTTTTGCTGGGGGTGAAGAAGAAATGA
- a CDS encoding DUF1611 domain-containing protein, whose translation MNLWKLYQPGTPAAIIAWGQLGTPHAKTTYGLLRHSRLFKPVCVVAEHEGKKASDFVQPVRFDVPVVSSIEKIKEFGTKVVIVGVSNPGGYLEEKIAQLVKDALSNGFDVISGLHFKISQQTEFLKLAQESGAKIVDVRVPPADLRVFSGDVYRKGIKVAGVFGTDCVVGKRTTAVQLWERALQKGIKAAFMATGQTGILIGADAGYVVDAIPADFVSGVVEKTILELEKIGKEIVFVEGQGALRHPAYGQVTLGLLYGCNPDVVFLVHDPSRKHFESFPKIPKKPDFEEERRLIETLSDAKVIGGVCLNGTFETSLPVYNPFYPEDLDEMLKRVVEW comes from the coding sequence ATGAATCTCTGGAAATTATATCAGCCGGGAACACCCGCCGCGATAATAGCTTGGGGACAGCTGGGAACACCCCATGCAAAAACCACGTATGGCCTTCTCAGACACAGCAGGCTCTTCAAACCGGTGTGTGTCGTCGCAGAGCACGAAGGAAAGAAGGCAAGCGACTTTGTTCAGCCAGTTCGCTTCGATGTTCCCGTGGTTTCTTCGATAGAAAAGATCAAAGAGTTCGGTACAAAGGTTGTGATCGTCGGAGTGTCCAACCCGGGAGGTTACCTTGAAGAAAAGATAGCCCAGCTTGTGAAAGATGCTCTATCGAACGGTTTTGACGTTATATCCGGGCTTCATTTCAAGATCTCCCAGCAAACAGAGTTTCTGAAACTGGCCCAGGAAAGCGGAGCGAAAATCGTGGACGTTCGTGTTCCACCGGCAGATCTGAGAGTCTTCTCCGGTGACGTATATCGGAAGGGAATAAAGGTCGCCGGTGTCTTCGGAACGGACTGTGTTGTAGGGAAGAGGACAACTGCCGTTCAGCTGTGGGAGAGGGCGCTTCAGAAAGGAATAAAAGCGGCCTTCATGGCCACAGGTCAGACCGGTATTTTGATAGGCGCGGACGCGGGGTACGTTGTAGACGCTATTCCCGCCGATTTTGTCTCTGGTGTGGTGGAGAAGACCATCCTGGAGCTCGAAAAGATTGGGAAGGAGATTGTGTTTGTTGAAGGGCAGGGAGCACTGAGGCATCCCGCGTACGGTCAGGTCACCCTGGGACTCCTGTATGGTTGCAACCCCGATGTTGTCTTTCTGGTGCACGATCCATCCAGAAAACACTTTGAATCTTTCCCGAAGATACCAAAGAAACCCGATTTTGAAGAGGAAAGAAGACTCATCGAAACACTCTCAGATGCAAAGGTGATCGGTGGAGTGTGCCTGAACGGGACCTTCGAAACAAGCCTTCCAGTCTACAACCCGTTCTATCCGGAAGATCTCGACGAGATGTTGAAGAGGGTGGTCGAATGGTGA
- a CDS encoding biotin transporter BioY yields the protein MKQLVKAGTFTALIVVGAWISIPIGPVPFTLQVFFVFLAAYMLGKKYGTLSIATYVLLGAIGLPVFANFKGGAHVLIGPTGGYLFGFILGGFVIGLLSEKRENFVWYLVSGLSGLGIIYLLGVFVLNFYVHDIKKTVALGFAPFIWFDLIKLIVAAAIALRLKKLEVKR from the coding sequence ATGAAACAGCTTGTGAAGGCCGGTACTTTCACAGCCCTCATCGTGGTGGGAGCATGGATTTCGATTCCGATCGGTCCTGTTCCCTTCACTCTTCAGGTGTTCTTCGTTTTCCTAGCCGCTTACATGCTCGGGAAAAAATACGGTACACTATCGATTGCAACGTATGTGTTACTCGGTGCCATTGGCCTTCCTGTCTTTGCGAACTTCAAAGGTGGAGCGCATGTTCTCATCGGTCCCACCGGTGGGTACCTCTTCGGTTTTATTCTGGGAGGGTTTGTGATCGGACTTCTTTCTGAGAAGAGAGAAAACTTCGTGTGGTATCTCGTTTCTGGTCTTTCGGGTCTTGGAATCATATACTTGCTTGGTGTGTTCGTTTTGAACTTTTACGTTCACGATATCAAAAAAACAGTGGCACTCGGCTTTGCTCCGTTCATCTGGTTCGATCTGATAAAACTGATCGTTGCCGCCGCCATAGCCCTCAGGTTGAAAAAACTGGAGGTGAAACGGTGA
- a CDS encoding PHP domain-containing protein, with translation MIDMHLHSTFSYDGKAEVEDIIAQVQKLGINHFCITDHYEYENGKLVHDFNVEEYFLTMDKFDLPRGAEISWDGVKEAIFPEGFDYLLLGVHRYDENLPPDELARDYLERTLYVMERVEFHTLAHLDYPARYANADFKANRDLIEKILRFLVAREKILEVNTAGLFKHGKPNPDYWILEMYWDLGGRFITIGSDAHEVQHIGRGIEEVMSKLRRFNFEYVVVEGKKLFTKKLR, from the coding sequence ATGATAGATATGCACCTTCACTCCACGTTCTCCTACGATGGAAAGGCAGAAGTGGAAGACATCATCGCTCAGGTGCAAAAGCTCGGAATAAATCATTTCTGCATCACAGATCACTACGAGTACGAAAACGGAAAACTCGTTCACGATTTCAACGTGGAAGAGTACTTCCTCACCATGGACAAATTCGATCTTCCAAGAGGAGCAGAGATCAGCTGGGACGGTGTGAAAGAAGCAATCTTTCCGGAAGGATTCGATTACCTGCTTCTTGGAGTGCACAGGTACGATGAGAACCTTCCGCCAGATGAACTGGCAAGGGACTACCTCGAAAGAACGCTTTACGTTATGGAAAGGGTGGAATTTCACACGCTGGCACACCTTGACTATCCTGCAAGGTATGCAAATGCCGATTTCAAAGCAAACAGAGATCTGATAGAGAAGATCCTGAGGTTTCTTGTAGCCCGTGAAAAGATCCTCGAGGTGAACACCGCGGGGCTTTTCAAACACGGAAAGCCCAATCCTGACTACTGGATACTGGAGATGTACTGGGATCTTGGGGGAAGATTCATCACGATCGGTTCGGATGCCCATGAAGTACAGCACATAGGCCGGGGAATCGAGGAGGTCATGTCAAAATTGAGAAGGTTCAACTTCGAATACGTTGTCGTTGAAGGGAAAAAACTTTTCACCAAAAAACTGAGGTGA
- a CDS encoding queuosine precursor transporter: MEKLNERLILLTGIFVSALTISNVIAGKLVNIGPFLVPVAVLCYPITFAVTDIVSEVYGKRTAQKVVWTGFFTSLILVIYSQIAALYPPASIFEGNEAFMKVFGATPRIVLASILAYVLSQSHDVWAFHFWKRITGGSHLWLRNNLSTMVSQFIDTLVFITVAFAGTVPGTALSQMVFSQYAVKLIIAAIDTPFVYLGVKLVSGRWVVKEGS; the protein is encoded by the coding sequence ATGGAAAAGCTGAATGAGAGACTGATACTCCTGACAGGAATATTCGTTTCTGCTCTGACCATTTCGAACGTGATCGCGGGAAAACTTGTGAACATAGGTCCATTCCTTGTTCCTGTGGCGGTTCTGTGTTATCCCATCACGTTTGCTGTAACGGACATCGTGTCGGAGGTTTACGGGAAAAGAACCGCGCAGAAGGTGGTGTGGACCGGCTTTTTCACCTCTCTCATACTCGTAATCTACTCGCAGATCGCCGCTCTCTACCCTCCCGCCTCCATCTTTGAAGGGAACGAAGCGTTCATGAAGGTGTTCGGTGCCACGCCGAGGATCGTTCTTGCGAGTATCCTCGCATACGTTCTCTCTCAGTCCCACGATGTCTGGGCCTTTCACTTTTGGAAGAGGATCACAGGGGGATCACATCTGTGGCTCAGAAACAATCTTTCCACGATGGTCTCCCAGTTCATAGATACCCTCGTGTTCATCACCGTGGCCTTCGCCGGAACGGTTCCGGGAACTGCACTCTCCCAGATGGTCTTCTCTCAGTACGCAGTGAAACTGATCATCGCCGCGATCGACACTCCCTTCGTCTATCTGGGAGTGAAACTCGTGAGTGGTAGATGGGTTGTGAAGGAAGGGAGCTGA
- the fabF gene encoding beta-ketoacyl-ACP synthase II encodes MRRVVITGMGIVSPFGVGKEKNLEGLRETKVTIDRISSFDASNLPVQIAAEVRDFKPEEYINPKLVKRTDRFVHFALVSTKEAVEEAGINFEQFSERTATIIGSGMGGFLTLDSENNKFLSQGPNRVSPFLIPMILIDMASGVVAMEYGLKGPNFSSVSACASSLHAVALGTLLIRHGYADVAVVGGTEATIAPLPITGFANMRALSRRNDDPKRASRPFDRDRDGFVMGEGGAILVLEAEEVAKSRGAKIIAEIKGVGMTDDAYHFSAPDPEGRGAAEAMKLALKESGLSVEDIDYVNCHATSTPAGDEAELKAIKKVLGEHAKNVAINSSKALIGHLLGAAGAAELVLSILQMQHSFVHGMPNLDNPTEEAEGTGLVGKEPIQKEIRNFIKNSFGFGGHNVSVVVGRYEP; translated from the coding sequence TTGAGACGGGTGGTCATAACGGGAATGGGCATCGTAAGTCCTTTTGGTGTTGGGAAAGAAAAGAATCTGGAAGGTCTTAGAGAAACCAAAGTAACGATAGATCGAATATCTTCTTTTGATGCTTCTAACTTACCTGTTCAAATCGCAGCAGAGGTTAGAGATTTCAAACCGGAAGAGTACATAAATCCAAAACTCGTGAAGAGAACAGATCGGTTCGTTCACTTCGCTCTCGTCAGCACCAAAGAAGCGGTGGAAGAGGCAGGGATAAATTTCGAGCAGTTTTCGGAAAGAACAGCAACGATCATAGGATCCGGAATGGGAGGATTCCTGACACTCGACAGCGAAAACAACAAGTTCCTCTCTCAGGGGCCCAACAGGGTGAGTCCGTTTCTGATTCCAATGATCCTCATCGATATGGCGTCCGGTGTCGTTGCAATGGAGTACGGTCTGAAAGGACCGAACTTTTCTTCTGTGAGTGCCTGTGCTTCTTCTCTGCACGCGGTGGCACTCGGTACTCTTCTGATAAGGCATGGATACGCAGACGTGGCCGTCGTTGGGGGAACGGAAGCAACGATAGCACCCCTGCCGATCACCGGGTTTGCGAACATGAGGGCGCTCTCAAGAAGAAATGACGACCCCAAACGAGCTTCCCGTCCGTTCGACAGAGACAGAGACGGCTTTGTCATGGGAGAGGGTGGAGCGATCCTCGTTCTTGAAGCGGAAGAGGTCGCAAAATCAAGGGGTGCGAAGATCATAGCAGAGATAAAGGGAGTTGGCATGACGGACGATGCATACCACTTCAGCGCACCGGATCCAGAGGGCAGAGGAGCGGCAGAAGCGATGAAACTGGCTCTGAAAGAGTCCGGTCTTTCTGTTGAGGACATAGATTACGTGAACTGCCACGCCACAAGCACACCCGCCGGCGATGAGGCAGAACTCAAGGCTATAAAGAAGGTGCTGGGAGAACACGCAAAGAACGTGGCCATAAACTCCTCTAAGGCCCTGATAGGACATCTTCTCGGTGCCGCTGGTGCCGCAGAACTCGTCCTTTCGATTCTTCAGATGCAGCATTCCTTTGTGCACGGAATGCCAAACCTCGACAACCCAACGGAAGAGGCAGAAGGAACAGGTCTTGTTGGAAAAGAGCCGATCCAGAAAGAGATCAGAAACTTCATTAAGAACTCCTTCGGATTCGGTGGGCACAACGTTTCGGTCGTTGTGGGGAGGTATGAGCCATGA
- a CDS encoding PfkB family carbohydrate kinase, translating into MKIAIFGGTFWDIFLFGEDPHKTIIRESPGGSGLNVAYGLFLLGHRVDFYSNVGEDFRGKHLMDELKRSGFDVSHMSILHGKTGLFIARNGRPLAVEIGVNRENIAVPPTMDDYDLVFATGEVPKKTLKTVCERGHNVVIDIGPRAKIDTSGLKALIIGNEKECSRTRCDVVKMGPEGARWGDIHVPGNGKSFFYPIGLGDLFDVVLIHELLKGRSRREALEKAVECSQILGQEGPVTPFERISRLKFFYTSHKTLENCGKSTDTSHNNGY; encoded by the coding sequence TTGAAGATAGCGATCTTTGGCGGGACTTTCTGGGACATCTTCCTGTTCGGCGAAGATCCACACAAGACAATCATCAGGGAATCTCCAGGTGGGTCAGGCCTTAACGTGGCGTACGGCCTTTTCCTTCTTGGACACAGAGTCGATTTCTACTCCAACGTTGGAGAGGACTTTCGAGGAAAACACCTGATGGACGAACTTAAAAGATCGGGCTTCGATGTTTCTCATATGTCGATTCTTCATGGAAAAACAGGACTGTTCATAGCCCGTAACGGAAGACCTCTTGCCGTTGAGATCGGTGTGAACAGAGAAAACATCGCCGTTCCACCCACGATGGACGATTATGATCTTGTCTTCGCAACGGGCGAAGTCCCAAAGAAAACTCTGAAAACCGTGTGTGAGAGAGGACACAACGTAGTAATTGACATCGGTCCCAGAGCAAAGATCGACACCAGTGGTTTGAAGGCACTCATCATAGGAAACGAGAAAGAATGTTCAAGAACCAGATGTGATGTGGTGAAAATGGGGCCAGAGGGTGCAAGATGGGGCGATATCCATGTTCCAGGAAACGGGAAGTCGTTTTTTTATCCGATCGGTCTTGGAGATCTGTTCGATGTTGTGCTGATTCACGAGCTTCTGAAAGGAAGATCTCGCAGAGAAGCCCTAGAAAAAGCGGTGGAATGTTCACAGATTCTTGGTCAGGAAGGTCCGGTGACACCCTTTGAAAGGATCTCACGTCTCAAATTTTTCTACACGAGCCACAAAACGCTTGAAAATTGCGGCAAATCCACCGATACTTCCCACAACAACGGATATTAA
- the fabD gene encoding ACP S-malonyltransferase: MRAFVFPGQGSQYSGMAKDFSVYESSKDIFERARKVLGFDITEIMNGDEETLKLTENAQPSIYITSYIAYLELEKKGILPDIVAGHSLGEYTALAVAGVYDFETGLYLVRKRGEYMSKALEPGKGTMAAVIGLDIEQIEEVVNSIDGVYIANYNSHDQVVISGLKESVEKAMDILKEKGARRVVELMVSSPFHTPFLEYAREKMKEEVEKIEFKKPKWPIVMNSTAKPTENPEEIKKNVIEQITGPVLWKQSVDTMKKMGVEEFVEVGPKTVLKNLCRKMGVKALHFTELLSE; the protein is encoded by the coding sequence GTGAGGGCGTTCGTCTTTCCCGGACAGGGATCTCAGTACTCTGGAATGGCAAAGGACTTTTCCGTGTACGAATCTTCAAAGGACATATTCGAAAGGGCGAGAAAGGTTCTGGGATTCGACATCACAGAGATCATGAACGGTGATGAAGAGACCCTGAAACTCACGGAGAACGCTCAACCCTCCATCTACATAACGAGTTACATCGCTTACCTCGAACTGGAAAAAAAGGGTATTCTCCCGGACATCGTGGCGGGTCATAGTCTTGGGGAATACACGGCACTGGCGGTGGCTGGTGTGTACGATTTCGAGACAGGGCTTTACCTTGTGAGAAAAAGAGGAGAGTACATGTCGAAAGCCCTCGAACCTGGGAAGGGGACCATGGCAGCCGTTATAGGACTCGACATCGAACAGATAGAGGAAGTGGTAAATTCGATAGATGGAGTGTACATAGCAAACTACAACTCGCACGATCAAGTGGTGATCAGCGGTCTGAAAGAATCCGTTGAAAAGGCAATGGACATCCTGAAAGAAAAGGGTGCGCGCCGCGTTGTGGAACTGATGGTTTCAAGTCCTTTCCACACACCGTTTCTGGAGTACGCCAGAGAGAAAATGAAGGAAGAGGTGGAAAAGATAGAATTCAAAAAACCGAAATGGCCCATAGTGATGAACTCCACTGCAAAACCGACAGAAAACCCGGAAGAGATAAAAAAGAACGTGATCGAGCAGATCACAGGGCCTGTCCTCTGGAAACAATCGGTGGACACGATGAAAAAAATGGGTGTGGAAGAATTCGTGGAAGTGGGTCCAAAGACCGTTCTGAAAAACCTCTGCAGGAAGATGGGAGTGAAAGCGCTCCACTTTACCGAGCTTCTTTCAGAGTGA
- a CDS encoding CTP synthase — protein sequence MKKYVIVTGGVLSGIGKGIFSASLARLMKEYGVDVNVLKIDPYLNVDAGTMNPNQHGEVFVTEDGYEADLDLGHYERFLGRDMTRHNNMTAGQVYLRVIEKERQGKYLGNTVQIVPHLTEEIKDRIRSLEAELLVVEIGGTVGDIEGEVFLEAVRELQMEEGRENFLFAHVTYVPYLRTTNEFKTKPTQQSVQLLRRIGITPDMIIVRSEFPLDVPSMNKVALFSGVPREFVINLPDTKNVYEVPEILRDMGLHEKISSKLKLDLKDTGFNWSYPKAFKPYRIALVGKYLGTDDAYKSIIESVFLTGVEKPTVVDSQMLEEMSEEEVAKVLDEYDALIIPGGFGRRGIEGKIKAIKYARENKKPILGICLGMQLMIIEFARNVLGYKEANSTEFDPKTPYPVVDLMEEQKRILKLGGTMRLGAQKVKIFPGTKLHEIYGGAEEVYERHRHRYEANEEAFPEIFKKPGEEGYRLVVSAKSEFIEAVEIEDHPFFIGVQYHPEYKSKVGAPHPIFVHLKKVLEGLQ from the coding sequence ATGAAGAAGTACGTTATTGTGACCGGAGGAGTTCTCAGTGGTATAGGAAAGGGTATATTCTCCGCTTCTCTGGCAAGACTCATGAAAGAATACGGTGTCGATGTGAACGTGCTGAAAATCGATCCATACCTGAACGTGGACGCAGGAACCATGAACCCGAACCAGCATGGTGAGGTCTTCGTCACCGAAGACGGTTACGAAGCGGATCTGGATCTCGGTCACTACGAGCGTTTCCTCGGAAGAGACATGACCCGCCACAACAACATGACGGCAGGTCAGGTCTACCTTCGGGTTATAGAAAAGGAAAGGCAGGGAAAATACCTCGGAAACACCGTCCAGATCGTTCCCCATCTCACAGAGGAGATAAAGGACAGAATAAGGTCTCTCGAGGCAGAACTCCTTGTGGTTGAGATCGGAGGTACCGTCGGTGACATCGAAGGTGAGGTCTTTCTGGAAGCAGTCAGAGAGCTGCAGATGGAAGAAGGAAGAGAAAACTTCCTCTTTGCCCATGTTACGTACGTTCCTTACCTTCGAACCACGAACGAGTTCAAAACCAAACCAACGCAGCAGTCGGTTCAACTTCTCAGAAGGATCGGAATCACTCCTGACATGATCATCGTGAGGAGTGAGTTCCCCCTCGACGTTCCCAGTATGAACAAGGTTGCCCTCTTTTCGGGTGTTCCCAGAGAATTCGTGATAAACCTTCCCGACACGAAGAACGTTTACGAAGTCCCGGAGATACTGAGAGACATGGGACTGCATGAAAAGATCTCTTCCAAGTTGAAACTCGATCTGAAGGACACTGGGTTCAACTGGTCCTATCCGAAGGCTTTCAAACCTTACAGGATAGCACTGGTGGGGAAATACCTTGGAACAGACGATGCCTACAAGAGCATCATAGAATCTGTGTTCTTGACGGGTGTGGAAAAGCCAACCGTGGTGGACAGTCAGATGCTGGAGGAGATGAGTGAAGAAGAGGTAGCAAAAGTTCTGGACGAGTACGATGCCCTGATCATTCCAGGAGGGTTTGGGAGAAGAGGAATCGAGGGGAAGATAAAGGCCATAAAGTACGCCAGAGAAAATAAGAAACCCATCCTCGGCATATGCCTTGGCATGCAACTCATGATCATTGAGTTCGCAAGAAACGTTCTCGGATACAAAGAGGCGAATTCCACAGAGTTCGATCCAAAAACCCCATATCCTGTCGTGGACTTGATGGAGGAACAAAAAAGAATTCTGAAACTCGGTGGTACGATGAGGCTTGGCGCACAGAAGGTGAAGATCTTTCCAGGTACAAAACTGCATGAGATATACGGTGGAGCAGAAGAAGTTTACGAAAGGCACAGACACAGATACGAAGCAAACGAAGAGGCCTTTCCAGAAATCTTCAAGAAACCCGGTGAGGAGGGATACAGACTCGTTGTTTCTGCAAAGTCGGAGTTCATCGAAGCCGTGGAAATAGAGGATCACCCCTTCTTCATAGGTGTTCAGTACCATCCGGAGTACAAGAGCAAGGTGGGAGCACCTCATCCGATCTTTGTTCACCTTAAGAAGGTCCTGGAGGGATTGCAATGA
- the fabK gene encoding enoyl-[acyl-carrier-protein] reductase FabK, with the protein MNLKTRVTELLGIEYPILMGGMAWAGTPVLAAAVSEAGGLGIIGSGAMKPDDLRRAIFDLRKRTSKPFGVNVILVSPWADDLVRVCVEEKVPVITFGAGNPTKYIKELKENGIKVIPVVASDSLARMVERAGADAVIAEGMESGGHIGEVTTFVLVNKVSRSVDIPVIAAGGIADGRGMAAAFALGAEAIQMGTRFVASVESDVHPVYKEKIVKASIRDTIVTGAKLGHPARVLRTPFARKIQEMEFENPMQAEEMLVGSLRRAVVEGDLERGSFMMGQSAGLIDEIKPVKQIIEDIMNEFVETVKKLRRYVEE; encoded by the coding sequence ATGAATCTGAAAACCAGAGTCACAGAGCTTCTTGGAATAGAGTATCCCATACTCATGGGAGGAATGGCCTGGGCGGGAACCCCTGTTCTCGCCGCCGCCGTCTCTGAAGCGGGAGGGCTCGGAATCATTGGATCTGGTGCCATGAAACCCGACGATCTGAGAAGGGCCATCTTCGATCTCAGAAAGAGAACGAGCAAACCGTTCGGTGTGAACGTTATCCTTGTTTCACCATGGGCAGACGATCTTGTCAGGGTTTGCGTGGAAGAGAAGGTGCCTGTGATCACCTTCGGGGCAGGAAATCCCACAAAGTACATAAAGGAATTGAAGGAAAATGGCATAAAAGTCATTCCCGTTGTGGCTTCAGATTCCCTCGCGAGAATGGTTGAAAGGGCAGGAGCAGACGCCGTAATAGCAGAAGGGATGGAATCCGGTGGCCACATAGGAGAGGTCACCACCTTCGTTCTTGTGAACAAAGTTTCAAGAAGTGTGGATATTCCCGTGATCGCTGCGGGTGGAATAGCGGATGGTAGGGGTATGGCTGCTGCCTTTGCCCTCGGAGCAGAAGCGATACAGATGGGAACGAGGTTCGTGGCGAGTGTGGAAAGCGATGTTCACCCCGTCTATAAAGAAAAGATCGTCAAGGCCTCTATAAGAGACACCATTGTGACCGGTGCCAAACTTGGGCATCCCGCACGCGTTCTCAGAACTCCATTTGCGAGGAAGATTCAGGAAATGGAGTTCGAAAATCCGATGCAGGCAGAGGAGATGCTGGTGGGAAGTCTGAGGAGAGCCGTTGTGGAGGGAGACCTTGAGAGAGGTTCTTTCATGATGGGACAGAGTGCCGGACTGATCGACGAAATAAAACCTGTGAAGCAGATCATAGAAGACATCATGAACGAGTTCGTGGAGACGGTGAAGAAACTGAGGAGGTACGTCGAAGAATGA
- a CDS encoding 2-phosphosulfolactate phosphatase family protein: MVNVVMVPCSVVKDETVVVVDVLRATSTIVTALANGAKEVIPVKTVEEALKRKERDVLVCGERNAKKIEGFDLGNSPLEYKSELVLGKTIVLTTTNGTQVIERVEGDSVIAASFLNVSAVVEYLKEKENITIVCAGTSGDFSLEDFLLAGMIVKRMKREDLLDGALVVMRYFESVQNIREEIKRFSSHAKRLISLGFEKDVDFCTTEDLFHEVPVLVNGAFTLKEAR, encoded by the coding sequence ATGGTGAACGTTGTAATGGTTCCATGCTCTGTAGTGAAAGATGAAACGGTGGTCGTTGTGGACGTTCTGAGGGCCACCAGTACCATTGTCACAGCGCTTGCGAACGGTGCAAAGGAAGTTATCCCTGTAAAAACAGTGGAGGAAGCGCTGAAGAGGAAAGAAAGGGATGTTCTTGTGTGTGGAGAAAGAAATGCGAAGAAGATAGAAGGTTTCGACCTTGGAAACTCTCCTCTTGAGTACAAAAGCGAACTGGTCCTTGGGAAAACGATCGTTCTCACAACGACGAACGGCACTCAGGTGATCGAGAGGGTAGAGGGTGACAGCGTCATCGCAGCCTCTTTTCTGAACGTTTCTGCGGTCGTTGAATATCTGAAGGAGAAAGAGAACATCACCATCGTCTGTGCCGGAACCAGTGGAGATTTTTCCCTGGAAGACTTTTTACTTGCTGGAATGATCGTGAAAAGAATGAAAAGGGAAGATCTTCTGGACGGTGCACTCGTGGTGATGAGATACTTCGAATCTGTGCAGAACATAAGGGAGGAGATCAAGAGATTCTCCTCCCATGCGAAAAGGTTGATATCTCTTGGATTTGAAAAGGATGTTGATTTCTGCACGACAGAGGACCTTTTCCATGAAGTTCCCGTTCTTGTAAACGGTGCTTTCACTCTGAAAGAAGCTCGGTAA
- a CDS encoding ABC transporter ATP-binding protein, giving the protein MIVARGLTRKFGDFVAVDHVDLVVRPGEIYGFLGPNGAGKTTTIRMLTGVLKPTEGEIEILGMNMKTHEMEIKKNIGVVPDEPKIYTHLTGKEFLDFIVEIYGLNEKEVSKRIAELCEAFKVDYLGKRVGEMSHGMKQKLMLVSVFMRRPRVIFLDEPTVGLDAKSAKILKLLLRKYADEGATIFLTTHILEIAEKMCDRIGIINKGRLIAEGTMEELRKLSGQEKASLEDLFLQLTAENEEIEEIIREL; this is encoded by the coding sequence TTGATAGTCGCGAGGGGACTGACGAGAAAGTTCGGAGATTTTGTCGCTGTCGATCATGTTGATCTTGTGGTGAGACCTGGTGAGATATACGGCTTTCTGGGACCAAACGGTGCCGGGAAAACGACCACCATAAGGATGCTCACAGGTGTTTTGAAGCCAACTGAGGGTGAGATAGAAATCCTCGGAATGAACATGAAGACACACGAGATGGAGATAAAAAAGAACATCGGAGTCGTTCCGGATGAGCCGAAGATCTACACTCACCTGACGGGGAAGGAATTTCTGGATTTCATCGTGGAAATATACGGCCTCAACGAAAAAGAGGTGAGCAAAAGGATAGCGGAGCTCTGCGAGGCTTTCAAGGTGGATTACCTGGGAAAGAGAGTGGGTGAGATGTCGCACGGAATGAAACAGAAGCTCATGCTGGTCAGTGTCTTCATGAGAAGGCCCAGGGTGATCTTTCTGGATGAACCCACGGTGGGTCTCGATGCAAAGAGTGCCAAAATTCTGAAACTTCTCCTGAGAAAGTACGCAGACGAAGGTGCCACGATATTCCTCACCACGCACATCCTGGAGATCGCGGAGAAGATGTGCGACAGGATCGGCATCATAAATAAAGGAAGACTCATAGCGGAGGGAACCATGGAAGAGCTCAGAAAACTCTCCGGTCAGGAGAAAGCTTCACTGGAGGACCTCTTCCTTCAACTCACGGCGGAAAACGAGGAAATAGAAGAGATCATCAGGGAGTTGTGA